The Candidatus Microthrix subdominans DNA window ACGTGGCGACGTCCTCGGGTAGGAGTTTCTCGCCGTGCGCCGGCATCGTGTTGGGGCGGTACATGGCGTTGCTCCCTCTAGCTCGATCCGACGAGGATGCGTGGGCGGGTGCCCTCCAGGCGCTCGATCTCATCTTCGAGCTGGGTGGCCAGCGACCGTCGCAGCTCGGCGGTCGCAGCGGTGCCGGCCAGGTTGTGCCTCTGGGCCGGGTCGTCGACGTTGTCGTACACCACGTGCTCCTCGTACGCGTCGGCGGCCGAGTCCCGGTAGCGGGCGAGGCGTCCCAAGCCGGTTCCCGTCACCGCGTACGTGTAGCGCTCGGTGCGCAGCGCCCGCCCCACCTGCGACTCGCTGATCTGCACCAGCGCCGACGTGCGGGTGGCCCGCCCGTCGAGAAACTCCTGTAACGGGTGCCCGTCGCCGGGTACCGGCTCGCCGCCGGCGGCCGACACCAGGGTGGGTAACAGGTCGAGGCTGCTGACCATCGCATCGCTGCGTTGCCCGCTGCGGAAGCCGGGTCCACGCACCACCAGCGGCACCCGGATCGAGGCATCGTGGGGCGAGCGCTTGTACTCGGCGTTGCGGGTGCGAAAGTGGCTGCCGTGGTCGGAGGAGTAGACGACGATCGTGTCGTCCAGCTCGCCCAGCGCCTTGAGGGCGCCGGTGAGGCGACCCAGGTTGGCGTCGATCGACGCGCAGCAGGCCAGGTACTCCGAGTAGTTCCAGCGCCAGTCGCCGAGGGTGCCCTGAAGGTCGGCGGGCACGTCGTAGTCCCTAAACCGCTTGGCCCACCCCTTGGGTCCGATCGTGCGGCCCCGGTTGTTCTGATGATGCGGTTCGAGAAACGACACAAACATGAAGAACGGCCGCTCGTCGTCCGCCTGGTCCTCGAGGGCCTTGAG harbors:
- a CDS encoding sulfatase-like hydrolase/transferase encodes the protein MAKRPNVLVVLSDQQRPDSCGVFGQRLDVTPNLDALAADGVAFDNSFTVQPLCGPSRAALQTGLMPTTTGCWRNGRSLPQDATTLATELASADYWTGYLGKWHLASDGGYLPKPGTGATRFGNRPVPPERRGGYKDLWLAADSLEATSLPYRGHLFDGDGNRVELTGFRVDAITDLALKALEDQADDERPFFMFVSFLEPHHQNNRGRTIGPKGWAKRFRDYDVPADLQGTLGDWRWNYSEYLACCASIDANLGRLTGALKALGELDDTIVVYSSDHGSHFRTRNAEYKRSPHDASIRVPLVVRGPGFRSGQRSDAMVSSLDLLPTLVSAAGGEPVPGDGHPLQEFLDGRATRTSALVQISESQVGRALRTERYTYAVTGTGLGRLARYRDSAADAYEEHVVYDNVDDPAQRHNLAGTAATAELRRSLATQLEDEIERLEGTRPRILVGSS